A single genomic interval of Streptomyces showdoensis harbors:
- a CDS encoding MFS transporter yields the protein MSQPSPVLAAPRIPEAVHRRRWAILGVLMLSLLIVVLDNSILNVAVKTIASPAPTGIGATQSELEWAINSYTLVFAGLLFTSGLLGDRLGRKKVLLFGITVFGLASALAALSGSPGELIAYRALMGLGAAFVMPATLAVLMNVFERDEQPKAIGIWAGSVGLAIAVGPITGGILLEHFWWGSIFLVNVPVVLLALVLMAWLVPDSKDPKPGRIDLPGVLLSVLGLVLLVYGIIRGGELASVTDVTVLVPALAGLAILAGFVLYEKRADHPALDISYFRKPAFSAAVAAIALVFFALLGVTFFSAFYLQSVRGYSALESGLLILPLAIAQMLFSPRARLVVERFGAKAVCTAGMLAVALGLGAFAFFDAGTPIWVLEVVFFVQGAGMAHIMPPVTVAVMQALPREKAGSGSAINNTFRQVGGALGVAVLGSVLSSTYRGGIEGHLGAVPPGLREAAGESIEATLAVAEKLGPAGRGLVAPAYDAFLDAMHVTAIGSAAVALLGAVVVAVFLPGRTPAPGAERASVPAGRAEAGESVTR from the coding sequence ATGTCTCAGCCGTCCCCCGTACTCGCCGCACCCCGGATACCCGAGGCCGTGCACCGCCGCCGCTGGGCGATCCTCGGCGTCCTCATGCTCAGCCTGCTGATCGTCGTCCTCGACAACTCGATCCTGAACGTCGCGGTCAAGACGATCGCCAGCCCCGCCCCCACCGGCATCGGCGCCACCCAGAGCGAGCTGGAGTGGGCCATCAACTCCTACACGCTCGTCTTCGCCGGGCTCCTGTTCACCTCCGGCCTCCTCGGCGACCGCCTCGGGCGCAAGAAGGTGCTGCTCTTCGGCATCACCGTCTTCGGCCTGGCCTCCGCGCTCGCCGCGCTCTCCGGCTCGCCGGGCGAGCTCATCGCCTACCGGGCGCTGATGGGCCTCGGCGCCGCGTTCGTCATGCCGGCCACGCTGGCCGTCCTCATGAACGTCTTCGAGCGCGACGAGCAGCCCAAGGCCATCGGCATCTGGGCCGGCAGCGTCGGCCTGGCCATCGCCGTCGGCCCCATCACCGGCGGCATCCTGCTGGAGCACTTCTGGTGGGGCTCGATCTTCCTGGTCAACGTGCCCGTCGTGCTGCTCGCGCTGGTCCTCATGGCCTGGCTCGTGCCCGACTCCAAGGACCCGAAGCCCGGCCGGATCGACCTGCCCGGCGTGCTCCTCTCCGTCCTCGGCCTGGTCCTGCTCGTGTACGGCATCATCCGCGGCGGCGAGCTGGCGAGCGTCACCGACGTCACCGTACTGGTGCCCGCCCTGGCCGGTCTCGCGATCCTGGCCGGATTCGTGCTGTACGAGAAGCGCGCCGACCACCCGGCGCTCGACATCTCGTACTTCCGCAAGCCCGCGTTCTCGGCCGCCGTCGCCGCCATCGCGCTGGTCTTCTTCGCCCTGCTCGGCGTGACCTTCTTCTCCGCGTTCTACCTGCAGAGCGTCCGCGGCTACAGCGCCCTGGAGTCCGGCCTGCTCATCCTGCCGCTCGCCATCGCCCAGATGCTGTTCTCGCCGCGCGCCCGGCTCGTCGTCGAGCGCTTCGGCGCCAAGGCCGTGTGCACCGCCGGCATGCTGGCCGTCGCCCTGGGCCTGGGGGCCTTCGCCTTCTTCGACGCCGGCACCCCGATCTGGGTCCTCGAAGTGGTCTTCTTCGTGCAGGGCGCCGGCATGGCGCACATCATGCCGCCGGTCACCGTCGCCGTGATGCAGGCGCTGCCCCGCGAGAAGGCGGGCTCCGGCTCGGCGATCAACAACACCTTCCGCCAGGTCGGCGGCGCGCTCGGCGTGGCCGTGCTCGGCTCCGTCCTGTCCTCCACCTACCGCGGCGGCATCGAGGGCCACCTCGGCGCGGTCCCGCCGGGCCTGCGCGAAGCGGCCGGCGAGTCCATCGAGGCCACCCTGGCGGTCGCCGAGAAGCTGGGCCCGGCCGGGCGCGGCCTGGTCGCCCCCGCGTACGACGCCTTCCTCGACGCCATGCACGTCACCGCCATCGGCTCCGCCGCCGTCGCCCTCCTGGGCGCGGTCGTCGTCGCCGTCTTCCTCCCCGGCCGTACCCCGGCGCCCGGCGCGGAGCGGGCCTCCGTTCCCGCCGGCCGGGCCGAGGCGGGAGAATCGGTGACGAGGTAA
- a CDS encoding TetR/AcrR family transcriptional regulator, translating into MTRENGGAGATDPAEDCAGSARRGRPRSEAAEQAIFDAAIGLLEGGTPLTEVSIEKIARTAGVGKATIYRRWPGKEELFVDLLRSVEPPDPVLPGDSVRGDLVVLMESIRRRGLAKRNSALLHNVFSQMQAYPKLWDTYHQVVIEPRRLLGLDLVRRGMALGEIRDDLDVELVNDLFTGPLLLRTVIRPGATLEPDLAERVVDAVLEGLRPRD; encoded by the coding sequence GTGACGCGGGAGAACGGCGGGGCAGGGGCGACGGACCCGGCCGAGGACTGCGCCGGGTCCGCGCGGCGCGGCCGGCCGCGGAGCGAGGCGGCGGAGCAGGCCATCTTCGACGCGGCGATCGGGCTCCTGGAGGGCGGGACGCCGCTGACCGAGGTGTCCATCGAGAAGATCGCCCGCACCGCCGGGGTCGGCAAGGCCACCATCTACCGGCGCTGGCCCGGCAAGGAGGAGCTCTTCGTCGACCTCCTGCGCTCCGTCGAGCCCCCGGACCCGGTGCTGCCCGGCGACTCGGTCCGGGGCGACCTCGTCGTCCTCATGGAGTCGATCCGGCGGCGCGGACTCGCCAAGCGGAACTCGGCGCTGCTGCACAACGTGTTCTCGCAGATGCAGGCGTACCCCAAGCTGTGGGACACCTACCACCAGGTCGTCATCGAGCCCCGCCGCCTCCTCGGCCTGGACCTGGTCCGGCGCGGGATGGCGCTCGGCGAGATCCGCGACGACCTGGACGTCGAACTCGTCAACGACCTCTTCACCGGCCCGCTCCTGCTGCGCACCGTCATCCGCCCCGGCGCCACGCTGGAACCGGACCTCGCCGAGCGGGTCGTCGACGCCGTCCTGGAGGGCCTGCGCCCGCGCGACTGA
- a CDS encoding endonuclease/exonuclease/phosphatase family protein, with protein MTRVDMTETENGGAPHDKGPASRFAHRLRSLRGDRGIWRRGVLLALCAVLLTLLMVFHSDIPNRIGNLGSLTETFLPWLGLFVPLLLVLALLRRSATALIALLLPAVVWVNLFGGLIVDKSASGGDLTVVSHNVNADNPDPEGTARQIAASGADVVALEELKGDMVPTYESVLADTYRYHSVQGTVGLWSKYPLRGVRPVDIRMGWTRAMRATVAAPAGEVAVYVAHLPSVRVKLNAGFTANQRDNSVVALGEAISHDPHQRVVLLGDLNGTMNDRSLNAVTSQLRSTQGAAGDGFGFSWPASFPMARIDQIMVKGVEPLSSWTLPQTKSDHLPVAARLKL; from the coding sequence ATGACGCGGGTGGACATGACGGAGACCGAGAACGGCGGCGCGCCGCACGACAAGGGCCCCGCCTCCCGGTTCGCCCACCGCCTGCGGTCGCTGCGCGGCGACCGCGGCATCTGGCGCCGGGGCGTCCTCCTCGCCCTGTGCGCGGTGCTGCTGACGCTCCTGATGGTGTTCCACTCGGACATCCCCAACCGGATCGGCAACCTCGGCAGCCTGACCGAGACCTTCCTGCCCTGGCTCGGCCTCTTCGTGCCGCTGCTCCTCGTGCTGGCCCTGCTGCGCCGCTCCGCGACCGCGCTGATCGCCCTGCTGCTGCCGGCCGTCGTCTGGGTCAACCTCTTCGGCGGCCTGATCGTCGACAAGTCGGCGTCCGGCGGCGACCTCACCGTGGTCAGCCACAACGTGAACGCCGACAACCCCGACCCCGAGGGCACGGCCCGTCAGATCGCCGCCTCCGGGGCGGACGTGGTGGCCCTGGAGGAGCTCAAGGGCGACATGGTGCCCACCTACGAGAGCGTCCTGGCCGACACGTACCGGTACCACTCCGTGCAGGGCACGGTCGGTCTGTGGAGCAAGTACCCGCTGCGCGGGGTCCGGCCGGTCGACATCCGGATGGGCTGGACCCGCGCCATGCGGGCCACCGTCGCCGCCCCCGCCGGAGAGGTGGCGGTCTACGTGGCCCACCTCCCCTCCGTACGGGTCAAGCTGAACGCCGGCTTCACCGCCAACCAGCGCGACAACAGCGTCGTCGCCCTCGGCGAGGCCATCTCCCACGACCCGCACCAGCGGGTCGTGCTGCTCGGCGACCTGAACGGCACCATGAACGACCGCTCCCTCAACGCGGTCACCTCGCAGCTGCGTTCCACGCAGGGCGCGGCCGGCGACGGCTTCGGCTTCAGCTGGCCCGCGTCCTTCCCGATGGCCCGCATCGACCAGATCATGGTGAAGGGCGTGGAGCCGCTCTCCTCCTGGACCCTCCCCCAGACGAAGAGCGACCACCTGCCGGTCGCGGCCCGCCTGAAGCTCTGA
- a CDS encoding BTAD domain-containing putative transcriptional regulator, giving the protein MGPVRYFLLGPARAQTSEGPDGAAVTVGGPRVRALLTVLALRAGRAVPVGVLVDEVWGAEPPADAVAALQALVGRLRRALGHERVVSTEGGYRLEAVRGDVDLFRFERLADEGVRELAAGRAAGAARLLDEALGLWKGPALADLPDRGAEAARWEARHLDARRARLAAALALGEAAGALPELTALCESHPLDEPLQALRIRALRDAGRSAEALAAYDLVRGEIAERLGADPSAELRSLHAELLELPEPVAPGAGAVVGNLTARLTSFLGRDGELESLGAELRESRLVTLLGPGGVGKTRLSQEAAERVGGGWPDGVWLVELAPVTDPEAVTEAVLAAVGARETVLRGAGAEELRLGDDPMHPTGRLVEHCARRRMLLLLDNCEHVVGAVAGLVEVLLARCPGVTVLATSREPLGVPGEVVRPLGPLPLGVAVRLFGERGAAVRPGFRVEEEAGAAAEIVRRLDGLPLAVELAAARLRMLTAGQIAERLDDRFRLLTSGARTVLPRQQTLRAVVDWSWDLLGGAERGVLRRLSVFAGGCDLEAAEAVCGGPGAAGDVLELLGSLVDKSLVVAAEAEGGMRYRLLETVAEYAGERLDEAGERAAVERRHLTYYRELARLTDPELRTGRQTAALTRFGAEYGNLRTALRRAVAARDEHEALVLVHALLWYWTMRDLRADALHWAESVAALGPDPFGPAAAPVVPLHEPVTAGPPPLSEEQLWEARRGVRLIELLNMDHETGRWTTPEGVERLRRINDCYPPGLPQTCRLPGSFTVFAVLLIAEPGRMGAALDAHVAACRRYGYEWELGNALQLRANMLANRADLAGQAAADAEESLRIFVGLDDAWGAAEALSSRAEARERRLEFHGAAEDFEAAIGYARRVGAQSQMALLRARYADMLIETGRQEEAERILREVVEGEHGRGHEPMLAARIFLAMLFGRTGRTAEARVHLQRLLDEFSSETFSVFEGFTLGSLGWVDNLDGRYASALTLARRAYESSLGALSIMVAPQMPAIHLVTAAWALAGIGGPAARTAAVLLGAYEGLLPPGHLSPPMERENLARATELALAALGGEKEFEAAYAEGGGLSLEEAAALLVRADAINGRAES; this is encoded by the coding sequence ATGGGGCCCGTGCGCTACTTCCTCCTCGGCCCGGCTCGGGCGCAGACGTCAGAAGGCCCCGACGGGGCCGCCGTCACCGTCGGCGGTCCCCGGGTGCGGGCGCTGCTGACCGTCCTCGCGCTGCGGGCGGGCCGGGCCGTGCCCGTGGGGGTGCTCGTCGACGAGGTCTGGGGCGCCGAGCCGCCGGCCGACGCGGTCGCCGCGCTCCAGGCGCTGGTGGGCCGGCTGCGGCGGGCCCTGGGCCACGAGCGGGTGGTCTCCACGGAGGGCGGCTACCGGCTGGAGGCCGTACGGGGCGATGTCGACCTGTTCCGCTTCGAGCGGCTCGCCGACGAAGGCGTACGGGAGTTGGCGGCCGGCCGTGCCGCAGGCGCCGCCCGGCTGCTCGACGAGGCGCTGGGACTGTGGAAGGGGCCGGCCCTCGCCGACCTTCCCGACCGCGGGGCCGAGGCCGCCCGCTGGGAGGCCCGGCACCTCGACGCCCGCCGGGCCAGGCTGGCCGCCGCCCTCGCGCTCGGCGAGGCGGCCGGCGCGCTGCCCGAGCTGACCGCCCTGTGCGAGAGCCACCCGCTCGACGAGCCCCTCCAGGCCCTGCGCATCCGGGCGCTGCGGGATGCCGGACGCTCGGCGGAGGCACTGGCCGCCTACGACCTGGTCCGAGGCGAGATCGCCGAGCGGCTCGGTGCGGATCCCTCCGCCGAACTGCGTTCCCTGCACGCCGAGTTGCTGGAGCTGCCCGAGCCCGTGGCCCCCGGGGCCGGGGCGGTCGTCGGCAATCTCACCGCCCGGCTCACCAGCTTCCTCGGGCGGGACGGCGAACTGGAGTCGCTGGGCGCCGAGTTGCGGGAGTCGCGGCTCGTCACGCTGCTCGGTCCCGGCGGCGTCGGCAAGACCCGGCTCTCGCAGGAGGCCGCCGAACGCGTCGGCGGCGGCTGGCCCGACGGCGTCTGGCTCGTCGAGCTCGCCCCCGTCACCGACCCGGAGGCCGTCACCGAGGCCGTCCTCGCCGCGGTCGGCGCCCGCGAGACCGTCCTGCGCGGCGCCGGCGCCGAGGAGCTGCGCCTCGGCGACGATCCGATGCATCCCACCGGACGGCTCGTGGAGCACTGTGCGCGGCGTCGGATGCTGTTGTTGCTGGACAACTGTGAGCATGTGGTGGGTGCGGTGGCGGGGTTGGTGGAGGTGTTGTTGGCGCGGTGTCCGGGGGTGACGGTGCTGGCGACGAGTCGGGAGCCGTTGGGGGTGCCGGGGGAGGTGGTGCGGCCGTTGGGGCCGTTGCCGTTGGGGGTGGCGGTGCGGTTGTTCGGTGAGCGGGGTGCGGCGGTGCGGCCGGGGTTCCGGGTGGAGGAGGAGGCGGGGGCGGCTGCGGAGATCGTGCGGCGGCTGGACGGTCTGCCGTTGGCGGTGGAGCTGGCGGCGGCGCGGTTGCGGATGCTGACGGCGGGGCAGATCGCGGAGCGGTTGGATGATCGTTTCCGGTTGTTGACGTCGGGGGCGCGGACGGTGTTGCCGCGGCAGCAGACCTTGCGGGCGGTGGTGGACTGGTCGTGGGATCTGCTGGGTGGTGCGGAGCGGGGGGTGTTGCGCCGGTTGTCGGTGTTCGCGGGCGGGTGTGATCTGGAGGCGGCGGAGGCGGTGTGCGGGGGGCCGGGTGCGGCCGGGGACGTGCTGGAGCTGCTGGGGTCGTTGGTGGACAAGTCGTTGGTGGTGGCGGCCGAGGCGGAGGGCGGGATGCGGTACCGGTTGCTGGAGACGGTGGCCGAGTACGCGGGGGAGCGGCTGGACGAGGCAGGGGAGCGGGCTGCGGTCGAGCGGCGTCATCTGACCTACTACCGGGAACTCGCGCGCCTGACCGACCCCGAACTGCGCACCGGACGCCAGACCGCCGCCCTCACCCGCTTCGGCGCCGAGTACGGCAACCTCCGCACCGCGCTGCGCCGGGCGGTCGCCGCCCGGGACGAGCACGAGGCGCTCGTCCTCGTCCACGCCCTGCTCTGGTACTGGACCATGCGCGACCTGCGCGCCGACGCCCTGCACTGGGCCGAGTCCGTCGCCGCCCTCGGACCCGACCCCTTCGGACCCGCCGCCGCCCCCGTCGTACCGCTGCACGAACCGGTCACCGCCGGGCCGCCGCCGCTGAGCGAGGAGCAGCTGTGGGAGGCGCGGCGCGGCGTGCGGCTGATCGAGCTGCTCAACATGGACCACGAGACGGGGCGGTGGACCACCCCCGAGGGCGTCGAGCGGCTGCGGCGGATCAACGACTGCTACCCGCCCGGGCTTCCGCAGACCTGCCGGCTGCCCGGCTCCTTCACCGTCTTCGCCGTGCTGCTCATCGCCGAACCCGGGCGCATGGGTGCGGCCCTGGACGCCCACGTCGCCGCCTGCCGCCGCTACGGCTACGAGTGGGAGCTGGGCAACGCCCTCCAGCTGCGCGCCAACATGCTCGCCAACCGGGCCGACCTGGCCGGGCAGGCCGCCGCCGACGCGGAGGAGAGCCTGCGGATCTTCGTCGGGCTCGACGACGCCTGGGGCGCGGCCGAGGCGCTGTCCTCGCGGGCCGAGGCCCGGGAACGGCGGCTGGAGTTCCACGGTGCCGCCGAGGACTTCGAGGCCGCCATCGGCTACGCGCGCCGGGTCGGCGCCCAGTCCCAGATGGCGCTGCTGCGCGCCCGCTACGCCGACATGCTGATCGAGACCGGCCGCCAGGAGGAGGCCGAGCGGATCCTGCGGGAGGTCGTCGAGGGCGAGCACGGGCGCGGCCACGAGCCGATGCTCGCGGCCCGGATCTTCCTGGCGATGCTGTTCGGCCGGACCGGTCGCACGGCCGAGGCCCGGGTGCACCTGCAGCGGCTGCTGGACGAGTTCAGCTCGGAGACCTTCTCCGTCTTCGAGGGCTTCACGCTCGGCAGCCTCGGCTGGGTGGACAACCTGGACGGGCGGTACGCCTCGGCGCTCACGCTCGCCCGGCGGGCGTACGAGAGCTCGCTGGGCGCGCTGTCGATCATGGTCGCCCCGCAGATGCCGGCGATCCACCTGGTCACCGCCGCCTGGGCGCTGGCCGGGATCGGCGGCCCGGCGGCCCGTACGGCGGCGGTCCTGCTCGGCGCGTACGAGGGGCTGCTGCCGCCCGGGCACCTGTCCCCGCCCATGGAGCGGGAGAACCTGGCGCGGGCCACCGAGCTGGCGCTCGCCGCGCTGGGCGGCGAGAAGGAGTTCGAGGCCGCCTACGCCGAAGGCGGCGGCCTCTCCCTGGAGGAGGCCGCCGCCCTGCTCGTACGCGCCGACGCGATCAACGGGCGCGCCGAGTCCTGA
- a CDS encoding ABC transporter permease yields the protein MSTTTLPQSPVDTPGPAPVRAAGAADGRIGLRANLRHIGALARRNALQIKQDPESMFDAVLMPVIFILLFTYVFGGAMAGKGNQQEYVNYLVPGLMAMMGMNIAMGVGTGINDDFKKGVMDRFRTMPIARSSVLIAKIVVEIGRMLIATTILLGMGFLLGLEIQTSIFHLLAAIGLSMVFGAALMWIFILLGLTMKTAQAVQGMAMLVLMPLQFGSSIFAKPTTMPGWLQTFTDYNPLSNLADAARGLISGGPVAHSAWMTLAWAAGITVVMAPLAVSKFRKKT from the coding sequence ATGAGCACCACCACCCTGCCCCAGTCCCCCGTGGACACCCCCGGCCCCGCCCCGGTCCGGGCGGCCGGCGCCGCCGACGGCCGGATCGGCCTGCGGGCCAACCTCCGCCACATCGGCGCCCTGGCCCGGCGCAACGCCCTCCAGATCAAGCAGGACCCGGAGTCGATGTTCGACGCCGTCCTGATGCCGGTCATCTTCATCCTGCTGTTCACCTACGTCTTCGGCGGTGCGATGGCCGGCAAGGGCAACCAGCAGGAGTACGTGAACTACCTGGTGCCCGGCCTGATGGCCATGATGGGCATGAACATCGCGATGGGCGTCGGCACCGGCATCAACGACGACTTCAAGAAGGGCGTCATGGACCGGTTCCGGACCATGCCGATCGCCCGCTCCTCGGTCCTCATCGCGAAGATCGTCGTCGAGATCGGCCGCATGCTGATCGCCACCACGATCCTGCTCGGCATGGGCTTCCTGCTGGGCCTGGAGATCCAGACCTCGATCTTCCACCTGCTCGCCGCCATCGGTCTGTCGATGGTCTTCGGCGCCGCCCTGATGTGGATCTTCATCCTGCTCGGTCTCACCATGAAGACGGCCCAGGCCGTCCAGGGGATGGCGATGCTCGTGCTGATGCCGCTGCAGTTCGGTTCCTCGATCTTCGCCAAGCCGACCACGATGCCCGGCTGGCTGCAGACCTTCACCGACTACAACCCGCTGTCCAACCTCGCCGACGCCGCCCGCGGCCTGATCAGCGGCGGCCCCGTCGCCCACTCGGCGTGGATGACGCTCGCCTGGGCGGCCGGCATCACCGTGGTCATGGCGCCGCTCGCGGTCTCCAAGTTCCGCAAGAAGACCTGA
- a CDS encoding ATP-binding cassette domain-containing protein, which yields MVDMTRSHTNAVEVRGLVKHFGETKALDGVDLDVREGTVLGVLGPNGAGKTTLVRCLSTLIVPDAGTAVVAGYDVVRQPRQLRRTIGLTGQYASVDEKLSGWENLYMIGRLLDLSRKDARARADELLERFSLTEAAKRPAMNYSGGMRRRLDLAASMIGRPAVLYLDEPTTGLDPRTRNEVWDEVQRMVAEGATVLLTTQYMEEAEQLASELTVIDRGRVIARGGVDELKARVGGRTLQVRPADPADLPAMAAALRETGLDGIAGATVVPDEGLLYVPILSDEQLTAVVGLFGARGFGIAHIGTHLPSLDEVFLAITGEKTSTTDAISQEVAA from the coding sequence ATGGTGGACATGACGCGATCACACACCAACGCCGTCGAGGTCCGGGGCCTCGTGAAGCACTTCGGCGAGACGAAGGCCCTCGACGGGGTCGACCTGGACGTCCGCGAGGGCACCGTCCTCGGGGTCCTGGGCCCCAACGGCGCCGGCAAGACCACCCTCGTCCGCTGCCTGTCCACCCTCATCGTCCCGGACGCCGGCACCGCCGTCGTCGCCGGCTACGACGTGGTGCGCCAGCCCCGCCAGCTGCGCCGCACCATAGGCCTCACCGGACAGTACGCCTCGGTCGACGAGAAGCTGTCCGGCTGGGAGAACCTGTACATGATCGGGCGGCTGCTCGACCTCTCCCGCAAGGACGCCCGCGCCCGCGCCGACGAGCTCCTGGAGCGCTTCTCGCTCACCGAGGCCGCCAAGCGCCCCGCGATGAACTACTCCGGCGGCATGCGGCGCCGCCTCGACCTGGCCGCCTCCATGATCGGCCGGCCGGCCGTGCTCTACCTGGACGAGCCGACCACCGGCCTCGACCCGCGCACCCGCAACGAGGTGTGGGACGAGGTCCAGCGGATGGTCGCCGAGGGCGCCACCGTCCTGCTCACCACCCAGTACATGGAGGAGGCGGAGCAGCTCGCCAGCGAGCTGACCGTCATCGACCGCGGCCGGGTCATCGCCCGGGGCGGGGTCGACGAGCTGAAGGCCCGGGTCGGCGGCCGCACCCTCCAGGTCCGCCCGGCCGACCCGGCCGACCTGCCCGCCATGGCCGCCGCGCTCCGCGAGACCGGCCTCGACGGGATCGCCGGCGCCACCGTGGTGCCCGACGAGGGCCTGCTGTACGTGCCGATCCTCAGCGACGAGCAGCTGACCGCCGTGGTGGGCCTGTTCGGCGCCCGCGGCTTCGGCATCGCCCACATCGGCACCCACCTCCCGAGCCTCGACGAGGTGTTCCTCGCCATCACCGGCGAGAAGACGTCCACCACCGACGCGATCAGCCAGGAGGTCGCCGCATGA
- the panB gene encoding 3-methyl-2-oxobutanoate hydroxymethyltransferase gives MTLQAAQKPPADSSKALYGGKGTRRITVHDIAAAKTRGEKWPMLTAYDAMTASVFDEAGIPVVLVGDSMGNCHLGYDTTVPVTMDEMTLLSAAVVRGTKRALVVGDLPFGSYQEGPVQALRNATRLVKDAGVGAVKLEGGERSLPQTELLVQAGIPVMSHLGLTPQSVNTMGYRVQGRSDEAAHRLLSDAKAAQDAGAFAVVLELVPAELAAEVTRSLHIPTIGIGAGPDTDAQVLVWTDMAGLTGGKVPRFTKQYANLRETLGDAARAFAEDVAGGAFPAEEHSFH, from the coding sequence ATGACGCTTCAGGCTGCCCAGAAACCGCCCGCCGACAGCAGCAAGGCGCTGTACGGGGGGAAGGGCACCCGCCGCATCACCGTCCACGACATCGCCGCCGCCAAGACCCGCGGCGAGAAGTGGCCCATGCTCACCGCCTACGACGCCATGACCGCCTCCGTCTTCGACGAGGCCGGCATCCCGGTGGTCCTCGTCGGCGACTCCATGGGCAACTGTCACCTCGGCTACGACACCACCGTGCCCGTCACGATGGACGAGATGACGCTGCTCTCCGCCGCCGTCGTACGGGGCACCAAGCGCGCCCTGGTCGTCGGCGACCTCCCCTTCGGCTCGTACCAGGAGGGCCCGGTCCAGGCCCTGCGCAACGCCACCCGGCTGGTCAAGGACGCCGGCGTCGGCGCGGTCAAGCTGGAGGGCGGCGAGCGCTCGCTGCCGCAGACCGAGCTGCTCGTCCAGGCCGGCATCCCCGTCATGTCCCACCTGGGCCTGACCCCGCAGTCCGTGAACACCATGGGCTACCGGGTGCAGGGCCGCTCCGACGAGGCCGCCCACCGGCTGCTCAGCGACGCCAAGGCGGCGCAGGACGCGGGCGCCTTCGCCGTCGTCCTGGAGCTCGTCCCGGCCGAACTGGCCGCCGAGGTCACCCGCTCGCTGCACATCCCCACCATCGGCATCGGCGCCGGACCCGACACGGACGCGCAGGTCCTCGTCTGGACCGACATGGCCGGTCTGACCGGCGGCAAGGTGCCGCGCTTCACCAAGCAGTACGCCAACCTCCGCGAGACGCTCGGCGACGCCGCCCGCGCCTTCGCCGAGGACGTCGCCGGCGGGGCGTTCCCCGCCGAGGAGCACAGCTTCCACTAG